One genomic window of Candidatus Nitrospira inopinata includes the following:
- the folD gene encoding bifunctional methylenetetrahydrofolate dehydrogenase/methenyltetrahydrofolate cyclohydrolase FolD, with translation MAAQLIDGKALAQQVREQLAVESAAVLAKTGVKPGLATILVGDDPASHIYVKNKQKACELAGIYVDDHKLPASTTQAELLALIEKKNADPKVHGILVQLPLPKHIDSRIILEAVSPDKDADGFHPYNFGRLVEGNPVFEACTPKGVIKMIESTGVTIEGKRAVVVGRSNIVGKPLALMLLHRNATVTICHSKTKDLPAVCREADLLLVAIGKAKFVTADMVKEGAVVIDVGTNKLPDGKLCGDVDFEPVREKASWISPVPGGVGPMTIAMLLANTVESAKRGAGLL, from the coding sequence GTGGCGGCACAATTGATTGATGGAAAAGCGTTGGCGCAGCAGGTGAGGGAACAATTGGCGGTCGAGTCGGCGGCGGTGTTGGCAAAGACCGGCGTCAAGCCCGGCTTGGCGACGATTTTGGTCGGCGACGATCCTGCGTCGCACATCTATGTGAAGAATAAGCAGAAGGCCTGCGAACTGGCCGGCATCTACGTGGACGACCATAAACTGCCCGCTTCGACGACGCAGGCCGAGTTGCTGGCGCTGATCGAAAAAAAGAACGCCGATCCCAAGGTCCACGGCATCTTGGTCCAGTTGCCCTTGCCCAAACACATCGACAGTCGAATCATTCTCGAAGCCGTGTCCCCCGATAAGGACGCCGATGGGTTTCATCCGTATAACTTCGGTCGGTTGGTCGAAGGCAACCCCGTGTTCGAAGCCTGCACGCCCAAGGGAGTCATCAAGATGATTGAATCCACGGGCGTGACGATCGAGGGCAAACGGGCGGTCGTCGTCGGCCGGAGCAATATCGTGGGAAAGCCGTTGGCGCTGATGCTCTTGCATCGCAACGCGACGGTCACCATCTGTCATTCCAAGACCAAAGACCTGCCGGCCGTGTGCCGCGAAGCCGATCTGTTGCTCGTGGCGATCGGAAAAGCGAAGTTCGTGACGGCGGACATGGTGAAGGAGGGAGCGGTGGTGATCGACGTCGGCACCAACAAGCTGCCGGACGGGAAGTTGTGCGGCGACGTCGATTTTGAACCGGTGCGCGAGAAGGCAAGCTGGATCAGCCCGGTGCCGGGCGGGGTGGGGCCCATGACGATCGCGATGTTGTTGGCCAATACGGTGGAGTCGGCCAAGCGAGGCGCCGGGTTGTTGTAG
- a CDS encoding NHL repeat-containing protein: MTHLRALRIYRTLRGGLFASSLVLCLVAPVGAAQILGLESPNCFVGDQSGSDYFISNINGEPEAKDNNGFITKLDGQGKITNLKFIQGGVANVLLHAPKGMALDGDTLYVADLDQLKGFDKTTGKHLVTVSFPPSAPSQGPVSLTDVAVGPNGVLYASDQAANAIYRVETTAGHRVSLLIRDDRLAGPTGIAVHPHTGHVIAVSWNKGKIFDVAPDGRLTELESNGFFTGRFQNLSGVDFDRWGNMYVSDLTKGKIWRMTRDGKFHVIAEYLPAPAHIGIDRANNIILVPYQYDNAAEMNGLETPTVGKSKKEKRTLADYGFIAPPSQSPTGSSGNK, from the coding sequence ATGACTCATCTACGGGCACTACGAATATACAGGACACTGCGCGGGGGTCTCTTCGCGTCTTCCCTCGTGTTGTGCCTGGTCGCACCAGTCGGCGCGGCCCAAATCCTCGGTCTGGAATCCCCCAACTGTTTTGTCGGCGACCAATCCGGAAGCGACTATTTCATCTCCAACATCAACGGAGAACCGGAAGCCAAAGACAACAACGGATTCATCACCAAGCTGGACGGCCAAGGTAAGATCACGAACCTGAAGTTCATTCAAGGAGGGGTCGCGAACGTGCTCCTCCATGCCCCCAAAGGCATGGCTCTCGACGGGGACACCCTGTACGTTGCGGATCTTGATCAGCTCAAGGGATTCGACAAAACCACGGGAAAACACCTTGTGACCGTCTCGTTTCCCCCGTCCGCTCCCTCGCAAGGCCCTGTCTCGCTGACGGACGTCGCGGTCGGACCGAACGGCGTGCTGTACGCATCGGATCAGGCCGCCAACGCCATTTACCGGGTAGAAACGACCGCCGGCCATCGGGTGTCCCTCTTGATCCGCGATGATCGATTGGCCGGACCGACGGGGATCGCCGTCCACCCCCACACCGGCCACGTGATCGCCGTGAGCTGGAACAAGGGCAAAATTTTCGATGTCGCGCCCGATGGACGCCTGACGGAATTGGAGTCGAACGGCTTCTTCACAGGACGCTTCCAAAACTTGAGCGGCGTGGACTTCGACCGCTGGGGGAATATGTACGTCTCGGATCTGACCAAGGGAAAAATCTGGCGCATGACACGGGATGGAAAATTTCACGTGATTGCCGAGTATTTGCCCGCTCCCGCGCACATCGGCATCGATCGTGCCAACAACATCATTCTCGTCCCCTATCAATATGACAACGCCGCCGAAATGAACGGCCTCGAAACACCGACCGTCGGCAAATCGAAGAAAGAAAAGCGAACGTTGGCGGACTATGGATTCATCGCCCCGCCGTCCCAATCTCCGACGGGAAGTTCGGGGAACAAATGA
- a CDS encoding PilZ domain-containing protein, translating to MRSVSTRRMYRRISTGCRASLVVRGSIQHVVVRDLSLNGLRIEGDSLPPRDSVVAVRIWLPDGTVLGIDLAVVRWSNGTQCGVQIISLSNEADFLLARHIEHQLTRLRE from the coding sequence ATGCGTTCCGTATCGACTCGGCGGATGTATCGGAGGATATCGACGGGCTGCCGCGCATCTCTCGTCGTGCGGGGTTCCATTCAGCACGTCGTCGTGCGCGATCTTTCTTTGAACGGATTGAGAATTGAGGGTGATTCGCTTCCTCCACGCGACAGTGTGGTGGCCGTTCGGATTTGGTTGCCGGATGGAACGGTTCTGGGTATCGACCTGGCCGTGGTTCGATGGAGCAACGGGACGCAATGCGGCGTTCAGATCATCTCGCTCTCGAACGAGGCTGATTTTCTATTGGCGCGACATATCGAGCACCAGTTGACTCGCCTCAGGGAATAG
- a CDS encoding peptidylprolyl isomerase: MRRAALTICATVLTGCALSLMAPAGVVAADKSASQKDGASKGPRAIIKTKFGDMEIKFFPEAAPRHVENFIALAKAGFYNGTIFHRVIPGFMIQGGDPNTKDSLKKELYGMGGPTDEKGNPVRLKAEFNDISHKRGIVSMARSQDPDSAGSQFFIVVEDSPFLDNKYTVFGEVVKGIGVADKIVNVPRDAQDNPKERVEMTVTIAD, encoded by the coding sequence ATGCGACGAGCGGCGTTGACGATATGCGCGACGGTGCTGACGGGATGCGCGTTGTCTCTCATGGCTCCCGCCGGCGTCGTCGCCGCCGACAAATCGGCGAGTCAAAAGGACGGAGCATCGAAAGGGCCGCGAGCGATCATCAAGACGAAATTCGGCGACATGGAGATCAAATTTTTTCCCGAGGCCGCGCCGAGGCACGTCGAGAACTTCATTGCGCTGGCGAAAGCCGGATTCTATAACGGGACGATTTTTCATCGCGTCATTCCCGGCTTCATGATTCAAGGCGGCGACCCCAACACCAAAGACTCCTTAAAAAAAGAGCTCTACGGCATGGGAGGACCGACGGATGAGAAGGGGAATCCCGTTCGGCTAAAAGCCGAGTTCAATGACATTTCCCATAAGCGGGGGATCGTGTCGATGGCGCGATCCCAGGATCCCGATTCGGCCGGTTCGCAGTTTTTCATCGTGGTCGAGGATTCGCCGTTTCTTGACAACAAGTATACGGTGTTCGGCGAAGTGGTGAAGGGAATCGGCGTGGCCGACAAGATCGTGAACGTGCCCCGCGATGCCCAGGACAATCCGAAAGAGCGGGTCGAGATGACGGTGACGATCGCGGACTAG
- the rnc gene encoding ribonuclease III, translating into MTPAPRADSHPISLTYRFRNRALLDEALTHKSYVNENRDQDVRHNERLEFLGDAVLSLVISEYLATRYPGLREGALSKLKAGLVSESSLASAARRLDLGAHLKLGRGEERSMGRKKPSLLADGLEAVIAAVYLDGGIEASRTFVLETLAEELRKMESMQTTPGRGDYKTRLQEWCQKRHQLVPRYRTLRETGPDHQKCFQVEVSVGDEALGVGQGTSKKEAEQEAARLALERIEQ; encoded by the coding sequence ATGACACCGGCTCCCCGGGCCGATTCACATCCCATTTCGCTGACCTATCGTTTCCGCAACAGGGCGCTCCTCGACGAAGCGCTGACGCACAAGTCGTACGTCAACGAAAACAGAGACCAAGACGTCCGCCACAACGAGCGACTCGAGTTTTTGGGCGACGCCGTGCTGTCGCTCGTCATCAGCGAGTACCTGGCGACCCGATATCCGGGGTTGAGAGAAGGCGCGCTCTCGAAACTCAAAGCCGGACTGGTCAGCGAATCGTCGCTGGCCAGCGCCGCCCGGCGGCTTGATCTCGGCGCGCATCTTAAACTGGGGCGGGGCGAGGAACGGTCGATGGGGAGAAAAAAGCCGTCATTGCTGGCCGACGGATTGGAGGCGGTGATCGCGGCGGTGTATCTCGACGGAGGGATCGAAGCGAGTCGGACGTTCGTCCTTGAGACGTTGGCGGAAGAGTTGCGAAAAATGGAATCGATGCAGACGACCCCGGGGCGCGGTGATTACAAAACCAGACTCCAGGAATGGTGTCAAAAGCGGCATCAATTGGTGCCTCGGTACCGCACTCTGCGAGAAACGGGGCCCGACCATCAGAAATGTTTTCAGGTCGAGGTTTCCGTGGGCGATGAAGCGCTCGGAGTCGGACAAGGAACCAGTAAAAAAGAAGCCGAGCAGGAAGCGGCAAGGCTGGCGTTGGAACGGATCGAACAATGA
- the fabF gene encoding beta-ketoacyl-ACP synthase II, producing MSDRTKRRVVVTGLGLVTPLGTGVEKTWTALCAGESGIRRITKFDPAGYDAQIAGEVTDFDPAQFIEKKEIKKMDAFIHYAVGAAQLAVDDAGLKVAEEEAARVGVYIGSGIGGLGSIERYHDVLKEKGPGRVSPFFIPMTIINLASGQVAIRIGAKGPNSSIVTACATGNHCIGDAFRLIQDGRADVMVAGGAEAAVTPLGVAGFAAAKALSFRNNEPTRASRPFDRDRDGFVLGEGAGVVVIEELEHARRRGARLYAEIVGYGMNSDAYHITAPPEEGEGAVRCMELAIEDAGIAKDQIGYINAHGTSTMADAIETRAIKTVFGDRAYGIPVSSTKSMTGHLLGAAGGVEAIFSILAIFHGVLPPTINLENPDPACDLDYVPNKARPAAVTAALSNSFGFGGVNACLIFKRVDA from the coding sequence ATGTCTGATCGAACGAAACGCCGCGTGGTGGTCACGGGGCTGGGGTTGGTGACTCCGCTGGGCACCGGCGTTGAAAAAACCTGGACGGCTCTGTGCGCCGGAGAATCCGGCATCCGACGGATTACGAAGTTCGATCCGGCCGGCTACGACGCGCAGATCGCCGGAGAGGTGACGGATTTCGATCCGGCGCAGTTCATCGAGAAAAAAGAAATCAAGAAAATGGACGCGTTCATCCACTATGCCGTGGGCGCGGCCCAATTGGCCGTGGATGACGCCGGGCTGAAGGTCGCCGAGGAAGAGGCCGCCAGGGTCGGCGTCTATATCGGATCCGGGATCGGCGGGCTGGGGTCGATCGAACGGTACCACGACGTGCTCAAGGAGAAGGGACCGGGACGGGTCTCGCCGTTTTTTATTCCGATGACCATTATCAATCTGGCGTCCGGACAGGTCGCGATTCGGATCGGGGCCAAAGGTCCCAATTCTTCCATCGTGACGGCCTGCGCGACCGGCAATCATTGCATCGGGGACGCGTTCCGCCTGATTCAGGACGGCCGCGCGGACGTGATGGTGGCGGGCGGCGCCGAGGCGGCCGTGACGCCGTTGGGCGTCGCGGGATTTGCGGCGGCCAAGGCGCTGTCGTTCAGAAACAATGAGCCGACGAGAGCGAGTCGGCCGTTCGACAGAGACCGTGACGGATTCGTCCTGGGAGAAGGCGCCGGGGTGGTCGTGATCGAGGAGTTGGAACATGCGCGCCGTCGCGGCGCGAGGCTGTACGCCGAAATCGTCGGGTACGGGATGAACAGCGACGCCTATCACATTACGGCGCCTCCCGAAGAAGGCGAGGGGGCGGTGCGTTGCATGGAACTGGCCATCGAGGACGCCGGGATCGCCAAAGATCAAATCGGATACATTAACGCTCATGGAACGTCCACGATGGCGGACGCCATTGAAACGCGCGCCATCAAGACCGTCTTCGGCGATCGCGCCTACGGCATTCCCGTCAGTTCGACGAAGTCCATGACGGGCCACCTGCTCGGCGCGGCGGGCGGGGTTGAGGCGATCTTCAGCATTCTGGCCATTTTCCACGGCGTGCTGCCGCCCACCATCAACCTCGAAAATCCCGATCCGGCGTGCGATTTGGATTATGTGCCCAATAAAGCGAGACCCGCCGCCGTCACCGCGGCCTTGTCCAATTCCTTTGGATTCGGCGGGGTGAACGCCTGTTTGATTTTCAAGCGGGTGGACGCGTAG
- the acpP gene encoding acyl carrier protein: MATVEERVKKIIAEQLGVEEDEVTPEASFVEDLGADSLDTVELVMALEEEFSIEIPDEDAEKILTVGKALEYIKEKC, translated from the coding sequence ATGGCAACCGTTGAGGAGCGTGTCAAGAAGATCATTGCCGAGCAATTGGGCGTGGAGGAGGACGAGGTGACGCCGGAGGCGTCCTTCGTCGAAGACCTCGGCGCCGATTCGCTTGATACCGTGGAGTTGGTGATGGCGCTGGAGGAAGAGTTCTCGATCGAAATTCCGGACGAGGACGCCGAAAAAATTCTGACGGTCGGAAAGGCGTTGGAGTACATCAAGGAAAAATGTTAG
- the fabG gene encoding 3-oxoacyl-[acyl-carrier-protein] reductase: MSLQGKVAIVTGAAQGIGRAIAERLAEAGADVAVADLDPGRSGETVNAVERLGRRALNLKVNVAEADDAKAMAEQVLKAWGRIDILVNNAGITRDGLLLRMKDEDWNLVLQVNLNGTFNCTKAVLQTMTKQRYGRIVNIASIVGVMGNVGQANYAASKAAVIGFTKTVGREYASRNITVNAVAPGFIDTAMTHGLPADVKETLQKQIPLGRLGTPADIAAAVRFLVSDDAAYITGHVLHVNGGMLMA, translated from the coding sequence ATGTCGCTACAGGGAAAGGTCGCGATCGTGACCGGCGCAGCGCAAGGGATCGGCCGCGCCATCGCCGAACGGTTGGCGGAGGCCGGGGCCGACGTCGCCGTCGCGGATCTCGATCCGGGTCGGTCCGGCGAAACGGTGAACGCCGTCGAGCGACTGGGGCGCCGGGCGCTCAATCTCAAGGTGAACGTGGCGGAGGCCGACGATGCCAAGGCCATGGCCGAACAGGTCCTCAAGGCATGGGGCCGCATCGATATTTTGGTGAACAACGCCGGGATCACGCGCGACGGCCTGCTGCTTCGAATGAAAGACGAAGATTGGAACCTGGTGCTTCAGGTCAATTTGAACGGGACGTTCAACTGCACCAAAGCCGTCTTGCAGACGATGACCAAGCAACGGTATGGTCGCATCGTCAACATCGCGTCGATCGTGGGGGTGATGGGCAACGTGGGACAGGCCAATTACGCGGCGTCGAAGGCGGCTGTCATCGGGTTCACCAAAACGGTGGGGCGGGAATACGCGAGCCGAAACATCACGGTCAACGCGGTGGCTCCGGGCTTCATCGATACGGCCATGACCCACGGGCTGCCGGCCGACGTCAAAGAGACGCTTCAGAAACAGATTCCGCTGGGACGATTGGGGACGCCGGCCGACATTGCGGCGGCGGTGCGCTTTCTGGTGTCCGACGACGCGGCCTATATCACCGGCCACGTGCTGCACGTGAACGGTGGCATGCTGATGGCGTAA
- the fabD gene encoding ACP S-malonyltransferase — protein sequence MKQGIGLVFPGQGSQSVGMGKALYEAHPELKRLYDEASTVLGYDCAALCFEGPVERLNLTEYTQPALLVGSLAAWKTLEPAGVAPVAVAGHSLGEYSALVAAGGLLFGDAVALVQKRGRYMSEAVPPGFGLVAALLGLGSDAVEEVCREASSVGIVAPANFNSPGQIVIAGEKAAVERAIECAKAKGCRKAIPLPVSVPVHTPLMRQAADRLAADVASVQWSDLTVPLVNNVEARAITKASEIQASLIRQLPSPVLWVETVETMARMGVTAFVEVGPGTVLTGLIKRILPEARLFNVNDPRSLEATLKGLSG from the coding sequence ATGAAACAGGGAATCGGTCTGGTCTTTCCAGGGCAAGGATCGCAGTCCGTCGGGATGGGCAAGGCGTTGTACGAGGCTCATCCGGAACTGAAACGTCTGTATGACGAGGCCTCGACGGTGCTCGGATACGACTGCGCGGCCCTGTGTTTCGAAGGGCCGGTCGAACGGCTCAACTTGACCGAATACACCCAGCCCGCCTTGTTGGTCGGCAGTCTTGCCGCGTGGAAGACCTTGGAGCCGGCGGGCGTCGCGCCCGTAGCGGTGGCGGGTCACAGTTTGGGCGAATACTCGGCGCTGGTGGCGGCCGGCGGCCTGTTGTTCGGCGATGCGGTGGCGCTGGTTCAAAAACGCGGCCGGTACATGTCGGAGGCCGTTCCTCCGGGGTTCGGCCTCGTGGCGGCGTTGCTCGGGTTGGGGAGTGATGCGGTTGAGGAAGTCTGTCGAGAAGCGTCGTCGGTCGGGATCGTCGCTCCGGCCAATTTCAACTCCCCGGGACAAATCGTGATCGCCGGAGAAAAAGCGGCGGTGGAACGGGCGATCGAGTGTGCCAAGGCCAAAGGTTGCAGAAAAGCGATTCCTCTTCCGGTGAGTGTCCCGGTCCACACCCCGTTGATGCGGCAAGCGGCCGATCGATTGGCCGCCGACGTGGCTTCGGTTCAATGGTCGGATTTGACGGTTCCCTTGGTAAACAATGTGGAAGCGCGGGCGATTACAAAAGCAAGCGAGATACAGGCGTCGCTGATTCGGCAATTGCCGTCGCCCGTGTTGTGGGTCGAGACGGTCGAGACCATGGCGCGCATGGGAGTGACCGCGTTCGTGGAAGTGGGGCCCGGGACCGTTCTGACGGGCCTGATCAAACGCATTCTTCCAGAGGCCCGACTTTTCAACGTCAATGATCCCCGCTCGCTTGAAGCGACGTTGAAAGGCCTAAGCGGATAA
- a CDS encoding beta-ketoacyl-ACP synthase III, with product MKARITGTGSYVPAKVLTNADLERLVATSDEWIRERTGIRERRVAGEGEACSDLAVQAGKRALEAAKLSAAELDMVLVATCTGDYPLPSTACLVQHRLGATRAAACDVSAACCGFVYALSVADAYIKTGMRHVLVIGSEVMSAITDWTDRNTCILFGDGAGAAVVSAGDEDGGRGILSTHLRSDGHLNELITVPAGGSRNPSSDKTIAEKMQCIKMKGHETFKVAVRTLEEIARETLAANKLRVEDVDLYVPHQANVRILTAVTERLGLPSEKMMFNLDRYGNTSAASIPLALDEAVRTGRIKEGSMVMLGAFGAGLTWASAMIRW from the coding sequence GTGAAGGCCCGGATCACAGGAACGGGCTCGTACGTGCCGGCCAAGGTGCTGACCAACGCGGATCTCGAGCGGTTGGTCGCGACGTCGGATGAATGGATTCGCGAACGGACGGGCATCCGGGAACGTCGCGTCGCGGGAGAGGGAGAAGCGTGTTCCGATCTGGCCGTCCAGGCCGGCAAGCGGGCCCTGGAGGCGGCAAAGCTGTCGGCCGCGGAGTTGGACATGGTCTTGGTCGCGACGTGCACCGGCGACTATCCCCTTCCGTCGACGGCCTGTTTGGTCCAGCATCGGCTTGGCGCGACCAGGGCGGCGGCCTGCGACGTGTCCGCCGCCTGTTGCGGATTCGTCTATGCGCTGTCGGTAGCCGACGCCTATATCAAAACAGGCATGCGTCACGTCTTGGTGATCGGATCGGAAGTCATGTCCGCGATCACGGATTGGACGGACCGCAATACCTGTATCCTCTTCGGAGACGGAGCCGGGGCGGCGGTCGTGAGCGCCGGCGACGAGGACGGGGGGCGCGGCATCTTATCCACGCATCTTCGTTCCGACGGCCATTTGAACGAACTCATCACGGTTCCGGCGGGCGGATCGCGGAATCCCTCGTCCGACAAAACGATCGCCGAGAAGATGCAGTGCATCAAAATGAAGGGGCACGAGACCTTCAAAGTGGCCGTGCGGACACTCGAAGAGATCGCCCGTGAGACCTTGGCGGCGAACAAGTTGAGGGTGGAAGACGTAGACCTCTACGTGCCGCATCAGGCCAATGTCAGGATCCTCACGGCCGTGACGGAGCGGCTCGGCCTTCCGTCGGAAAAAATGATGTTCAATCTCGATCGCTACGGCAACACCTCCGCGGCCTCGATTCCCCTCGCGCTGGACGAAGCGGTGCGCACGGGACGAATCAAGGAAGGATCGATGGTCATGCTCGGAGCGTTCGGAGCGGGGCTGACCTGGGCTTCGGCGATGATTCGATGGTGA
- the plsX gene encoding phosphate acyltransferase PlsX: protein MKIALDAVGGDYGPPPCIEGALQAVREADVEVILVGDETLLKQECRRLGCHDGRVSIRHASQVVSMHESPAAVVRKKRDSSIWVATTMVKNGEADAVVSPGNTGASMVASFFVLGLTKGVERPAIATSLPTVSGEAIILDVGANVDCSARDLFQFAVMGNEYGKHLFGKPNPRVGLLSIGEEDSKGNEVTKEAFKLLKAGSLNFIGNVEGREVYSGIADVVVCDGFIGNVALKISEGVAETISKLLEQELSRSWSGRVAYPLIVGPLRKLKRRIDYAEFGGAPLLGVNGITMICHGRSSAKAIKNAIRRAKGMAEGRVRELIQRNIEESLASSSAEART from the coding sequence ATGAAGATCGCGCTTGATGCCGTGGGGGGGGATTACGGCCCCCCCCCTTGCATCGAAGGCGCTCTCCAAGCCGTCAGAGAAGCGGATGTCGAGGTCATTCTCGTCGGTGACGAGACTCTTCTGAAGCAGGAATGTCGCCGATTAGGCTGTCACGACGGCCGGGTGTCCATCCGCCACGCGTCGCAGGTCGTTTCGATGCACGAGTCGCCGGCGGCCGTGGTCAGAAAAAAGCGGGACTCGTCGATTTGGGTCGCCACCACGATGGTCAAAAACGGAGAGGCCGATGCGGTAGTGAGCCCGGGCAACACCGGGGCCAGCATGGTGGCGTCGTTTTTCGTGCTGGGATTGACGAAAGGCGTCGAGCGGCCGGCGATCGCGACCAGCTTGCCGACCGTCTCCGGCGAGGCGATCATTCTCGACGTGGGGGCCAACGTCGATTGCAGCGCCAGAGATCTGTTTCAGTTCGCCGTCATGGGCAATGAATACGGCAAGCACCTCTTCGGCAAGCCGAACCCCCGCGTCGGTTTGTTGAGCATCGGCGAAGAAGACAGCAAAGGCAACGAAGTCACCAAAGAAGCGTTCAAGCTCTTGAAGGCCGGCTCCTTGAACTTCATCGGCAACGTCGAGGGACGCGAGGTGTACAGCGGTATCGCCGACGTTGTCGTCTGCGACGGGTTTATCGGAAACGTGGCTTTAAAAATATCCGAAGGCGTCGCCGAGACGATCAGCAAATTGCTGGAGCAAGAGCTGTCCAGATCGTGGTCGGGGCGCGTGGCCTATCCGCTGATCGTCGGGCCGCTCAGGAAGCTGAAACGGCGAATCGATTACGCGGAATTCGGGGGCGCTCCGCTGCTCGGCGTCAACGGCATCACCATGATCTGCCATGGGCGGTCCTCGGCGAAGGCCATCAAAAACGCGATTCGACGGGCCAAAGGCATGGCCGAAGGCCGCGTGCGCGAGCTGATCCAACGCAACATAGAGGAAAGCCTCGCCTCTTCGTCCGCGGAGGCGCGAACGTGA
- the rpmF gene encoding 50S ribosomal protein L32: MPNPKHKHSRARRDKRRTQKLRMTPPGMSVCPQCHELKLPHYTCLNCGTYKGKAVIQVEEA; this comes from the coding sequence ATGCCAAATCCAAAACATAAACATTCGCGGGCGCGACGCGATAAACGCCGCACGCAGAAACTGCGCATGACGCCTCCGGGGATGTCCGTGTGTCCCCAATGTCATGAATTGAAACTGCCGCATTACACCTGCTTGAATTGCGGGACGTACAAGGGCAAGGCCGTCATTCAAGTCGAAGAGGCTTGA
- a CDS encoding YceD family protein produces MSASDGARAPKGGSGALSEDMMDLLTPKVSDIVAHARSLSGDLTAEELGLTEADLVLRGTLAVGLDFRVVGKTICVTGVVEGTAIRQCVRCLKDFDDPLAFALHAAYERESKPTASAVKHEAASRRKSASAVQVKPEEESDDDLYYYSGDHLELAPMLREQLILASPMHPLCNPDCLGLCPQCGKDLNEGPCRCVAESAGGPFQALRGMRQKNQGPASR; encoded by the coding sequence ATGAGCGCGAGCGACGGAGCCCGTGCGCCGAAGGGGGGGAGCGGCGCACTGTCGGAGGACATGATGGATCTGTTGACGCCGAAAGTTTCGGACATTGTCGCCCACGCGCGGTCGCTGTCCGGCGATCTGACGGCGGAAGAGCTCGGGTTGACCGAGGCGGATCTTGTGCTTCGCGGGACGTTGGCCGTCGGGTTGGATTTCCGGGTCGTCGGGAAAACCATTTGCGTGACCGGAGTCGTCGAGGGAACGGCGATCCGTCAATGCGTCCGATGCCTCAAAGATTTCGACGATCCCCTGGCGTTCGCGCTTCACGCGGCCTATGAACGGGAGAGCAAGCCGACGGCGTCCGCCGTGAAACATGAGGCCGCATCGAGAAGGAAATCGGCGTCGGCCGTTCAGGTGAAGCCGGAAGAAGAATCCGACGACGATCTCTACTATTACTCCGGCGATCATCTCGAATTGGCGCCGATGCTGCGGGAACAATTGATTCTGGCCTCGCCGATGCACCCGCTCTGCAACCCGGATTGCCTCGGGCTCTGCCCGCAATGCGGAAAAGATTTAAACGAAGGGCCGTGCCGGTGCGTCGCCGAATCCGCGGGAGGTCCCTTTCAGGCTCTGCGCGGCATGAGACAAAAAAATCAGGGGCCGGCAAGCCGATAA
- the rpsR gene encoding 30S ribosomal protein S18 yields MERSSEGERSGGGGRLFQRRRPCRFCVDKMPIDFKDAGLLRNFLTERGRIVPRRISGNCMRHQRELTVAVKRARHIAIISFAEER; encoded by the coding sequence ATGGAACGGAGCAGCGAAGGAGAAAGAAGCGGGGGCGGCGGCAGGTTGTTTCAGCGCAGACGCCCGTGCCGCTTTTGCGTGGACAAGATGCCGATCGACTTCAAGGACGCCGGTCTGCTGAGAAACTTTCTGACCGAACGGGGGCGCATCGTGCCGCGCCGCATTTCGGGGAATTGCATGCGTCATCAACGCGAGCTGACGGTCGCCGTCAAACGCGCCAGGCACATCGCGATCATCAGTTTCGCGGAAGAGCGGTAA
- a CDS encoding single-stranded DNA-binding protein, which translates to MAGFNKVILLGNLTRNPELRYTPNGTPVAGFGLAVGRRFKQGEDLKEEVCFVDIVVFGKQAEHCGQYLSKGNGVIVEGRLQQRRWETEDGQKRSKHEVVAQSVTFLPKRQDGASGATEPVNHEDLAYDMDEQG; encoded by the coding sequence GTGGCGGGCTTTAACAAAGTCATTCTGCTGGGCAATCTGACCAGGAATCCCGAACTGCGCTATACGCCGAACGGGACGCCGGTGGCCGGTTTCGGCCTGGCGGTAGGCCGCCGGTTCAAGCAAGGAGAGGACCTGAAAGAGGAAGTCTGTTTCGTGGACATCGTGGTGTTCGGCAAGCAGGCGGAACACTGCGGTCAGTATCTCAGCAAAGGCAACGGAGTCATTGTGGAGGGGCGGCTTCAGCAGCGGCGATGGGAAACGGAAGACGGCCAGAAGCGAAGCAAGCATGAGGTCGTCGCGCAGAGCGTCACATTTCTACCCAAGAGACAGGACGGCGCCTCCGGGGCGACGGAGCCGGTCAACCACGAGGACCTGGCCTACGACATGGATGAACAAGGGTAG